One stretch of Saccharomonospora xinjiangensis XJ-54 DNA includes these proteins:
- a CDS encoding ABC transporter ATP-binding protein, which translates to MSDDSRPQETEGDALVLAEGLVKRFGDFEAVRGIDLNVRRGEAFGFLGPNGAGKSSTMRMIASTSPRSGGRLSVLGMDPDREGPRIRARLGVVPQQDNLDQELTVRQNLQVYGRYFGLSRASARAKAEELLDFAQLVDKADAEVESLSGGMKRRLTIARSLVNEPELLLLDEPTTGLDPQARHLLWDKLFRLKSQGVTLLVTTHYMDEAEQLCDRLVVMDGGRIVAEGSPADLISRYSTREVLELRMPKAEHEQAVAVVSDLGERIEVLPDRILVYTDSGEAALEKCHSRGVRPVSSLVRRSTLEDVFLRLTGRSLIE; encoded by the coding sequence GTGTCGGACGACAGCAGACCGCAGGAGACCGAGGGAGACGCCCTCGTACTGGCCGAGGGACTGGTCAAGCGCTTCGGTGACTTCGAGGCGGTGCGAGGTATCGACCTTAATGTGCGCAGGGGTGAGGCGTTCGGATTCCTCGGGCCGAACGGCGCGGGCAAGTCCTCCACGATGCGCATGATCGCCTCGACGTCCCCTCGATCGGGAGGGCGGCTTTCGGTACTCGGGATGGACCCCGACAGGGAAGGCCCGCGCATCCGGGCGAGGCTGGGTGTGGTGCCGCAGCAGGACAACCTCGATCAGGAACTCACGGTGCGGCAGAACCTCCAGGTGTACGGCCGCTACTTCGGACTGTCGCGAGCGAGCGCGAGGGCGAAGGCGGAGGAGCTGCTCGACTTCGCGCAGCTCGTGGACAAGGCCGATGCCGAGGTCGAGTCGCTGTCCGGTGGAATGAAGCGCAGGCTCACCATCGCCCGCTCGCTCGTCAACGAGCCGGAACTGCTGCTGCTCGACGAACCCACAACGGGGCTCGACCCGCAGGCTCGGCATTTGTTGTGGGACAAGCTGTTCCGTCTCAAGTCGCAGGGGGTCACCCTGCTCGTCACCACGCACTACATGGACGAGGCGGAACAGCTGTGCGACCGCCTCGTCGTCATGGACGGCGGCCGGATCGTGGCGGAGGGCTCACCTGCCGACCTCATCTCGCGTTACTCGACGCGGGAGGTGCTGGAATTGCGGATGCCGAAGGCGGAACACGAGCAGGCGGTCGCCGTCGTCAGCGATCTCGGCGAGCGCATCGAGGTGCTGCCCGACCGCATCCTCGTCTACACCGATTCGGGGGAGGCGGCACTGGAGAAGTGCCACTCGCGGGGTGTGCGTCCCGTGTCGAGCCTGGTGCGCCGCAGCACGCTGGAGGACGTCTTCCTGCGTCTCACCGGCAGGAGCCTGATCGAATGA
- a CDS encoding ABC transporter permease, with protein MVVTENAAAGVRVPGRRSGGLLLRILPPSLYAGRASALIERSALVYSRAWLVFVSGVFEPLFYLLAFRVGFGQLVPEVTGPGGGTMSYVAFVAPALLAASAMNGAVFDATYGVFFKFRYDKTYEAALSTPLGPLDIALGEIGWAVLRGGLYAVSFFGVMGVMGLVTTPWAVLVVPVAVLVSFAFAAVGMVCATLLRTTSQFDYIQLAVMPLFFFSTTFYPLSVYPEPLQVLVQCLPLYHGVELSRGFAAGVLDWSMAGHVAYLVGLAALGVYGVSRRLHTLLR; from the coding sequence ATGGTGGTCACCGAAAACGCGGCCGCTGGGGTGCGTGTCCCCGGGCGCAGGTCCGGCGGGCTGCTGCTGCGGATCCTGCCGCCCTCGCTCTACGCGGGCAGGGCGAGCGCTCTCATCGAGAGGTCGGCACTGGTCTACTCCCGTGCGTGGCTGGTGTTCGTCTCCGGGGTCTTCGAGCCGCTGTTCTACCTGCTCGCGTTCCGGGTCGGTTTCGGGCAGCTCGTGCCCGAGGTCACCGGACCGGGTGGCGGCACGATGAGCTACGTGGCGTTCGTGGCTCCCGCCCTACTGGCCGCCTCGGCCATGAACGGCGCCGTGTTCGACGCGACGTACGGGGTGTTCTTCAAGTTCCGCTACGACAAGACCTACGAGGCCGCGCTCAGCACACCGCTGGGGCCGCTCGACATCGCGCTCGGTGAGATCGGCTGGGCCGTGTTGCGCGGCGGGCTGTACGCGGTGTCGTTCTTCGGCGTGATGGGTGTCATGGGGCTCGTCACCACGCCGTGGGCGGTGCTGGTGGTTCCGGTGGCGGTGCTCGTGTCGTTCGCGTTCGCCGCCGTTGGGATGGTCTGCGCGACACTGCTGCGCACCACCTCGCAGTTCGACTACATCCAGCTCGCGGTGATGCCGCTGTTCTTCTTCTCGACGACGTTCTACCCACTGTCGGTGTACCCGGAACCGTTGCAGGTGCTGGTCCAGTGCCTTCCGCTCTACCACGGCGTCGAGCTGTCCCGAGGGTTCGCCGCCGGTGTCCTGGACTGGTCGATGGCCGGGCATGTCGCATACCTGGTGGGCCTCGCCGCGCTCGGTGTCTACGGCGTGTCGAGGAGGCTGCACACGTTGCTGCGCTGA
- a CDS encoding FadR/GntR family transcriptional regulator, protein MTTSTAGGRRQGARANQRALQDAIKRLIVERGLAPGAPLPTEVELMKELDVSRHPLREAMKALEAVGIVDIRHGYGTYVGSVPLTGLEAGLAFRGALSLRGDYTDIRDLLEVREVLETGLVDRVLGVYDRIDLDALTATVVTMEEEAGQGRYAPEADWRFHEILYRPLGNGLVLDLLRVFWRVFNTLDAELPRADDTPQLTARRHRAILEALRARDEAALRAAVDEHFRGIRARVPDRG, encoded by the coding sequence GTGACAACCTCGACGGCGGGCGGGCGCAGGCAGGGAGCCCGCGCCAACCAGAGGGCGCTCCAGGATGCGATCAAGCGTCTCATCGTCGAGCGCGGGCTCGCGCCGGGTGCGCCGCTGCCCACCGAGGTCGAGCTGATGAAGGAACTCGACGTCAGCAGACACCCGCTCAGGGAGGCGATGAAGGCGCTGGAGGCTGTCGGCATCGTCGATATCCGCCACGGCTACGGCACGTACGTCGGTTCCGTGCCGCTCACCGGTCTCGAAGCGGGACTGGCGTTCAGGGGAGCGTTGTCGCTGCGGGGCGACTACACCGACATCCGTGATCTGCTCGAAGTGCGGGAGGTCCTGGAGACCGGGCTCGTCGATCGGGTTCTCGGCGTCTACGACCGGATCGACCTCGACGCGCTGACCGCGACGGTGGTCACGATGGAGGAGGAAGCCGGGCAGGGCAGGTACGCGCCCGAGGCGGACTGGCGATTCCACGAGATCCTCTACCGGCCGCTCGGCAACGGACTCGTCCTCGACCTGCTCCGCGTGTTCTGGCGGGTTTTCAACACTCTCGACGCCGAACTCCCCAGGGCGGATGACACACCGCAACTGACCGCCCGCAGGCACAGGGCGATCCTGGAAGCTCTCCGCGCCAGGGACGAGGCGGCTCTGCGTGCGGCGGTTGACGAGCATTTCCGAGGTATCAGGGCGCGGGTGCCCGATCGGGGTTGA
- a CDS encoding S8 family peptidase: protein MRSSAGAVLLTVLLLLAGGAGTDTVRGGVRQCDTGGQVVRYLVVFEPPTHSAQAAARVDAACGELGTFHAQIAVGVATSADNRFTEYIGPRRAIASREPGHTSQSAGTVPRSPDEFTGDANDLTDRQWNLRAIRAEQAHTRQRGSDDAVIGVLDSGIDADHPDLRHSVDSELSAGCLSGAADPNPSSWRPGASAHGTHVAGVLAAADDARGVTGVAPGARVASVRVVDDAGRVTPEAAVCGLMWAADHDFDLVNGSFLVSPWPGTCARGSGRDAVREAIRRALRHAHERGTLTVVAASNKAAELTPSHALAPEGRACEVLPAGLRDAVSVSASTRDGRKAGYSSYGLGVIDLTAPGGDGGRCVLSTVPGGYATLCGTSMAAPHVTGVAALVASERPGAPPDQLRRTLTETATSVPCPDDDLTGNGTQDTHCEGHTGYNGFFGHGRVDALTAVEQATGFR from the coding sequence GTGCGCAGCAGCGCCGGTGCGGTCCTGCTCACCGTTCTGCTCCTGCTCGCGGGTGGTGCCGGGACGGACACCGTTCGTGGCGGGGTCCGGCAGTGCGACACGGGGGGCCAGGTCGTGCGCTATCTCGTGGTGTTCGAGCCACCGACCCACAGTGCCCAGGCCGCGGCACGGGTGGACGCCGCGTGCGGCGAGTTGGGGACCTTCCACGCGCAGATCGCGGTCGGGGTGGCCACCTCGGCCGACAACCGCTTCACCGAATACATCGGACCGCGCCGCGCGATCGCGTCGCGGGAGCCCGGCCATACCAGCCAGTCGGCGGGCACGGTGCCGAGGTCACCGGACGAGTTCACCGGCGACGCGAACGACCTCACGGATCGGCAGTGGAACCTGCGCGCGATCCGCGCCGAGCAGGCACACACCCGGCAGCGGGGCAGCGACGACGCGGTGATCGGCGTGCTCGACTCCGGGATCGACGCCGACCACCCCGATCTTCGACACAGCGTGGACAGCGAACTGTCGGCCGGGTGCCTCTCGGGTGCCGCGGACCCGAACCCGTCGAGCTGGAGACCTGGCGCGTCGGCTCACGGCACCCATGTCGCCGGTGTCCTCGCCGCCGCCGACGACGCCCGCGGTGTGACCGGCGTCGCGCCCGGTGCCCGGGTGGCGTCCGTTCGGGTCGTGGACGACGCGGGGAGGGTGACGCCGGAGGCCGCCGTGTGCGGGCTGATGTGGGCGGCAGACCATGACTTCGACCTTGTGAACGGGAGTTTTCTCGTGTCGCCGTGGCCGGGTACCTGCGCGCGGGGCTCCGGGCGCGATGCCGTGCGCGAGGCGATCCGGCGCGCCCTGCGCCATGCCCACGAGCGGGGCACGCTCACCGTCGTGGCCGCGTCCAACAAGGCCGCCGAGCTGACTCCTTCCCACGCACTCGCCCCGGAAGGCCGCGCGTGCGAGGTTCTGCCCGCAGGTCTCCGGGACGCCGTGTCGGTGTCGGCTTCCACCCGGGACGGCAGGAAGGCAGGGTACAGCTCCTACGGCCTCGGGGTGATCGATCTCACTGCTCCCGGCGGAGACGGCGGCCGGTGTGTGCTCTCCACCGTGCCGGGCGGCTACGCGACGCTGTGCGGCACGTCGATGGCCGCACCGCACGTCACCGGCGTGGCCGCGCTGGTGGCGTCCGAGCGTCCCGGCGCGCCGCCCGACCAGCTACGCCGCACCCTCACCGAGACAGCCACCTCGGTACCCTGCCCCGACGACGACCTCACCGGCAACGGCACCCAGGACACCCACTGCGAGGGCCACACCGGCTACAACGGTTTCTTCGGCCACGGCAGGGTCGATGCCCTCACTGCCGTGGAGCAGGCCACCGGGTTCCGCTGA
- a CDS encoding MFS transporter has product MATTPTPPDVPNSFRQLSRSQRKAFFAAWLGYLLDGFDFILITLVLTEIAADFDLSLTQAATLVSAAFVSRWLGGLALGAIGDRFGRKPAMILAILAFSIGSALCGFAWDYWSLFLFRAIVGIGMAGEYGASATYVMESWPTSMRNRATGFLLSAYPIGTVLAALAYEVIVPAGGWRWLFYAGIVPIALTLYLRRSLPEAAEWEAEVGGRAEATTSSVLFAPHRRIPNIALAVVLSGALVLIFSRTGGGAIPYLIVLAVLCLVAFAVQLAGRLWPVMIAIMLTVFCAFLYSWPIQSLLPTYLKTELGYDAGQVSNALTWAGLGYAAGSCLAGMVGDRLGTRRAYVLGLFVSLAFVFPVFALPAGNVVLLWVLLFAMQATSQGISGLLPKFIGDHFPTRLRAAGLGFSYNVGALGGAVAPLAGAAIAEEFGSLGSALTTLAVSLTVVVALIIGLDVPARIGRALRVPSDAPALSTPERKASSGS; this is encoded by the coding sequence ATGGCAACGACGCCGACGCCGCCCGATGTCCCCAACTCGTTCCGTCAGCTCAGTCGCTCCCAGCGCAAAGCGTTCTTCGCCGCCTGGCTCGGCTACCTGCTCGACGGCTTCGACTTCATCCTCATCACCCTCGTCCTCACCGAGATCGCCGCCGACTTCGACCTCTCCCTGACCCAGGCGGCCACCCTCGTCTCCGCGGCGTTCGTGTCGCGCTGGCTCGGCGGGCTCGCGCTCGGCGCGATCGGCGACCGGTTCGGCCGCAAACCCGCGATGATCCTGGCGATCCTCGCTTTCTCGATCGGCAGCGCCCTGTGCGGTTTCGCCTGGGACTACTGGTCGCTGTTCCTCTTCCGCGCGATCGTCGGCATCGGCATGGCCGGTGAGTACGGGGCCAGCGCCACCTACGTCATGGAGTCCTGGCCGACGTCGATGCGCAATCGCGCCACGGGCTTCTTGCTGTCGGCCTACCCGATCGGGACGGTGCTCGCCGCCCTCGCGTACGAGGTCATCGTGCCTGCCGGGGGCTGGCGGTGGCTCTTCTACGCGGGCATCGTGCCGATCGCCCTCACCCTCTACCTGCGTCGTTCCCTGCCCGAGGCCGCCGAGTGGGAGGCCGAGGTCGGCGGACGCGCCGAGGCGACAACGTCGTCCGTGCTGTTCGCGCCCCACCGCCGCATCCCCAACATCGCTCTCGCGGTCGTGCTCTCCGGAGCACTTGTGTTGATCTTCAGTCGGACCGGAGGTGGCGCCATCCCCTACCTGATCGTGCTCGCGGTGCTGTGTCTCGTGGCGTTCGCCGTGCAGCTCGCCGGACGTCTGTGGCCGGTGATGATCGCGATCATGCTCACGGTCTTCTGCGCGTTCCTGTACTCGTGGCCGATCCAATCGCTGCTGCCCACCTATCTGAAGACCGAACTCGGCTACGACGCGGGGCAGGTCTCCAACGCGCTGACGTGGGCAGGCCTCGGCTACGCGGCTGGGTCGTGCCTCGCCGGGATGGTCGGCGACCGGCTCGGCACCCGACGCGCCTACGTACTCGGCCTCTTCGTGTCACTGGCTTTCGTGTTCCCCGTGTTCGCCCTGCCTGCGGGCAACGTGGTGCTGCTGTGGGTGTTGCTGTTCGCCATGCAGGCCACCAGCCAGGGAATCTCGGGGCTGCTGCCCAAGTTCATCGGCGACCACTTCCCCACCCGGCTGCGTGCGGCCGGTCTCGGTTTCTCCTACAACGTCGGCGCGCTCGGCGGTGCCGTGGCACCGCTCGCGGGCGCCGCGATCGCCGAGGAATTCGGCAGTCTCGGCTCCGCGCTGACCACACTCGCCGTGTCACTGACCGTCGTGGTGGCCCTCATCATCGGCCTCGACGTTCCCGCGCGGATCGGCCGCGCGCTGCGGGTGCCCTCCGACGCACCCGCACTGTCCACACCGGAAAGGAAGGCAAGCAGTGGCTCCTGA
- the ndk gene encoding nucleoside-diphosphate kinase: MSERTLVLVKPDGVERGLVGEVVARIERKGLRLAAMDLRVAQRSVAEEHYAEHKDKPFYGDLLDFITSGPLVAIAVEGPRAIAAFRQLAGGTDPVEKATPGTIRGDFALETQYNLVHGSDSPESAERELKLWFPNL, from the coding sequence GTGAGTGAGCGCACGCTGGTCCTGGTCAAGCCCGACGGCGTCGAGCGTGGTCTCGTCGGCGAGGTCGTCGCCCGGATCGAGCGCAAGGGACTGCGCCTCGCCGCCATGGACCTGCGCGTCGCGCAGCGTTCGGTGGCCGAGGAGCACTACGCCGAGCACAAGGACAAGCCGTTCTACGGCGACCTGCTCGACTTCATCACGTCGGGGCCTCTCGTGGCCATCGCGGTGGAAGGCCCGCGTGCCATCGCCGCATTCCGCCAGCTGGCTGGCGGCACCGACCCGGTCGAGAAGGCCACGCCGGGCACGATCCGCGGCGACTTCGCCCTGGAGACGCAGTACAACCTCGTGCACGGTTCCGACTCGCCGGAGTCGGCCGAGCGTGAGCTGAAGCTGTGGTTCCCCAACCTGTGA
- a CDS encoding ABC transporter permease, which produces MTTTERPLVSTVRSEVRVVGAWRGAWLRVEGQWAWYRRYWTSNLYSSGLQPLLYLLAMGVGFGSQVEPGALTGGVSYVQYVAPALLVAGAMQLAVGESSYPVLSGFKWQKDYLSITATPITPGQVLGAHFLWIGLRSVLAVVVYAVVAAFFGAWTGPGVVVAAIVGVATGLACAAPVTAFAATTYDEGTRFAALFRFVVIPMVLFAGTFFPVSEIPLALRWLAWISPLWHGNELARGVTLGGLDLLPALGHAAVLVALFAVGGLLARHFFYRRLVV; this is translated from the coding sequence ATGACCACCACCGAACGGCCGCTCGTGAGCACCGTCCGGTCCGAGGTCCGCGTCGTCGGTGCGTGGCGGGGTGCCTGGCTGCGCGTCGAGGGACAGTGGGCCTGGTATCGCAGATACTGGACGTCCAATTTGTACTCGTCGGGGTTGCAGCCGTTGCTCTACCTACTGGCGATGGGAGTCGGATTCGGCTCGCAGGTCGAGCCGGGGGCACTCACGGGCGGGGTGTCCTATGTGCAGTACGTCGCGCCTGCCCTACTGGTGGCCGGAGCCATGCAGTTGGCGGTCGGTGAGTCCTCCTACCCGGTGCTGTCGGGCTTCAAGTGGCAGAAGGACTACCTGTCGATCACCGCGACGCCCATCACGCCGGGCCAGGTGCTGGGCGCCCATTTCCTCTGGATCGGGCTGCGCAGCGTACTCGCCGTGGTGGTGTACGCGGTGGTGGCGGCGTTCTTCGGCGCCTGGACCGGCCCCGGCGTCGTCGTCGCGGCGATCGTCGGCGTGGCCACCGGCCTGGCCTGCGCCGCCCCGGTGACGGCGTTCGCCGCCACGACCTACGACGAGGGCACCCGCTTCGCGGCGCTGTTCCGGTTCGTCGTCATCCCCATGGTGCTGTTCGCGGGAACGTTCTTCCCCGTCTCGGAGATCCCGCTCGCGCTGAGGTGGCTCGCGTGGATCTCGCCGTTGTGGCACGGCAACGAACTCGCCCGTGGCGTGACCCTCGGCGGGCTGGACCTGCTTCCCGCACTCGGCCACGCGGCGGTGCTCGTGGCGCTGTTCGCCGTCGGCGGCCTGCTCGCCCGGCACTTCTTCTACCGAAGGCTGGTGGTGTAG
- a CDS encoding dihydrodipicolinate synthase family protein translates to MAPDPSRRPHGVVPPLVTPLDEHGDVDRASLERLVSFQLDAGVDGLFVGGSSGEIALLDTAQRRAAIEVVAGTAAKAVPVLAGAIDTGTRRVVEHARQAAELGADAVVVTAPFYVRPGTAEIVDHFRHVHTAVDVPVVAYDIPSAVHVPLTPDIVAQLAAEELVVALKDSSGDLAAFREILRSTDLPALTGSELFADTAVQVGASGIVPGLGNVDPHGYVRLHRAARNGDHRAAAEEQERLARLFRIISVADRSRIGFTAGALGAFKAALAVRGVIANPATNLPLRRLDDEEKQEIAALLDEAGLGRVEAG, encoded by the coding sequence GTGGCTCCTGACCCCTCCCGGCGTCCGCACGGCGTCGTCCCCCCGCTCGTCACCCCGCTCGACGAACACGGGGACGTGGACCGCGCCTCTCTCGAACGGCTGGTGTCCTTTCAGCTCGACGCCGGTGTGGACGGGCTGTTCGTCGGCGGGTCGAGCGGCGAGATCGCGCTGCTCGACACCGCGCAGCGCCGGGCGGCGATCGAGGTGGTGGCCGGTACGGCGGCGAAGGCCGTGCCGGTGCTCGCCGGTGCGATCGACACGGGAACGCGCAGGGTCGTCGAACACGCGCGGCAGGCCGCCGAACTCGGCGCCGACGCCGTGGTGGTCACCGCCCCGTTCTACGTAAGGCCAGGCACCGCCGAGATCGTCGATCACTTCCGGCACGTCCACACGGCCGTGGACGTGCCGGTCGTGGCCTACGACATCCCCAGCGCCGTCCACGTCCCGCTGACCCCGGACATCGTGGCGCAACTGGCCGCCGAGGAACTGGTTGTGGCGCTGAAGGACTCCAGCGGCGACCTCGCCGCCTTCAGGGAGATTCTGCGGAGCACCGACCTGCCCGCTCTCACCGGTTCGGAGCTGTTCGCCGACACGGCTGTGCAGGTGGGCGCCTCGGGCATCGTGCCGGGGCTCGGCAATGTGGACCCGCACGGCTACGTGCGCCTCCACAGGGCTGCCCGCAACGGCGATCACCGCGCGGCGGCCGAGGAACAGGAGCGGCTCGCCAGGCTGTTCCGCATCATCTCCGTGGCCGACCGCTCCCGCATCGGCTTCACGGCCGGTGCGCTCGGTGCGTTCAAAGCCGCACTCGCGGTGCGCGGCGTCATCGCCAACCCCGCGACGAATCTGCCCCTGCGGCGACTCGACGACGAGGAGAAGCAGGAGATCGCGGCACTCCTCGATGAGGCAGGGCTCGGCAGGGTGGAAGCAGGCTGA
- a CDS encoding Rne/Rng family ribonuclease, with the protein MSNAETPAENAGGTAATPTARALAELPDKTRVHVLAKVLGTSSREVLATLAQLGHTARSPQSGVAKDVAVRVAEALGATAQPGATTETEGHAEEPGAKAAVPAAEGSADSTGGTDSTGGVADTEAPVRTRDSERPSPGIGTEAGTGTAGEPVRADVKEREAQQGGEAAAVPGGMEPEREAPRRAATVPPPTAPFAAATPQALTPPALTPPVRAQEPTPPHTPIFAAPSPLFLPPDPVTVAAAPVTPAQQDTGEAAESETEHDQDRTADGDGDGDGEGGSRRRRRRGRRGRGRGKGGDDAGTGDEQQHSPESEQPDEDTTPDEEPQAKQENGAGEHKEQAETETASRRRRRRRRRKSGDDDHAEAAASDDPPNTVVHVRESKPAEEKEGKAEDGVRSVRGSTRLEAKRQRRRDGREAGRRRAPILSESEFLARRESVERTMVVAERGDSTQIGVLEDGVLVEHFVTSAGTGSIVGNVYLGRVQNVLPSMEAAFIDIGRGRNAVLYAGEVDWDAAGLEGKARKIEQALSSGDHVLVQVTKDPVGHKGARLTTQISLPGRFLVYVPSGGATGISRKLPENERRRLKDILKRIVPTDAGVIIRTASEGVTEAELARDVRRLEAQWQVIKEKADAANGKKGSAPVLLYEEPDLLVKVVRDLFTEDFSKLEIQGSTAWETIRSYVEHVAPDLLDRVKRYVGTGDVFADYRIDEQLMKALDRKVWLPSGGYLVIDRTEAMTVIDVNTGKFTGSGGNLEETVTRNNLESAEEIVRQLRLRDIGGIIVIDFIDMVLESNRELVLRRLTECLGRDRTRHQVAEVTSLGLVQMTRKRVGTGLLEAFSTTCEHCKGRGVIVSTEPQRGNGHGGGGANHGHHGAHQGGQHTSRRSRKAAKAAEQEAAKSAEQAPQVPTPEQRESVVSAVQAVANASKVVATKSAEAPQEQKATEPRTPREPDESRAESRETGAGRPEATREPVEHRNGAVPPAPERAEPAKEKPAEHARPATRDEEPVIPAPAQRVARRPRRAASRPAGPPVPARDNG; encoded by the coding sequence ATGTCGAACGCGGAGACACCCGCCGAGAACGCTGGCGGGACTGCCGCCACACCCACCGCGCGTGCGCTGGCCGAACTCCCGGACAAGACCCGGGTTCACGTGCTGGCCAAGGTGCTGGGTACCAGCAGCCGTGAGGTGCTCGCCACATTGGCGCAGCTCGGCCACACCGCGCGAAGCCCGCAGTCGGGCGTCGCGAAGGACGTCGCCGTGCGGGTGGCGGAGGCACTCGGGGCGACCGCGCAACCGGGGGCCACCACGGAAACCGAAGGGCACGCCGAGGAGCCCGGGGCGAAGGCAGCGGTACCGGCGGCCGAAGGCAGCGCGGACAGCACCGGCGGAACAGACAGCACCGGCGGCGTGGCGGACACCGAAGCGCCGGTGAGGACGCGGGACAGCGAGCGACCATCGCCGGGGATCGGGACGGAAGCCGGTACCGGAACCGCAGGTGAGCCGGTGCGAGCCGATGTGAAGGAGAGGGAGGCGCAGCAGGGCGGCGAGGCTGCTGCTGTGCCGGGCGGCATGGAGCCGGAGCGGGAGGCCCCGCGCCGGGCGGCCACGGTGCCCCCGCCGACGGCGCCGTTCGCCGCGGCGACGCCGCAGGCGCTCACCCCACCCGCACTCACGCCACCCGTGCGGGCGCAGGAGCCCACACCGCCGCACACCCCGATCTTCGCGGCGCCCTCGCCGCTGTTCCTCCCGCCCGATCCGGTCACGGTGGCAGCAGCCCCTGTCACCCCGGCGCAGCAGGACACCGGTGAGGCCGCGGAGAGCGAGACCGAGCACGACCAGGACCGGACAGCCGACGGTGACGGCGACGGCGATGGCGAGGGCGGCAGCCGACGGCGCCGTCGGCGGGGTCGCCGAGGCCGGGGCAGGGGCAAGGGCGGTGATGACGCGGGCACGGGTGACGAACAGCAGCATTCGCCGGAGTCCGAGCAGCCGGACGAGGACACGACCCCCGACGAAGAGCCGCAGGCCAAGCAGGAGAACGGCGCAGGGGAACACAAGGAACAGGCGGAGACGGAAACGGCCAGCAGGCGCCGCCGCCGACGTCGCCGCCGCAAGAGCGGTGACGACGACCACGCCGAAGCCGCTGCCTCGGACGACCCGCCGAACACGGTCGTGCACGTCAGGGAGTCCAAGCCCGCCGAGGAGAAGGAGGGCAAGGCGGAGGACGGCGTCCGCAGCGTGCGGGGCTCGACACGGCTGGAGGCCAAGCGCCAGCGCCGCCGCGACGGCAGGGAAGCAGGTCGCAGGCGCGCCCCGATCCTGTCGGAGTCGGAGTTCCTCGCGAGGCGTGAGTCGGTCGAGCGCACCATGGTGGTGGCCGAACGCGGCGACTCGACCCAGATCGGTGTCCTCGAGGACGGCGTGCTCGTCGAGCACTTCGTCACCTCGGCAGGCACAGGCTCGATCGTCGGCAACGTCTACCTCGGCAGGGTGCAGAACGTGCTGCCCTCCATGGAGGCGGCGTTCATCGACATCGGGCGTGGACGCAACGCCGTGCTGTACGCCGGTGAGGTCGATTGGGACGCGGCCGGCCTCGAAGGCAAGGCCCGCAAGATCGAGCAGGCGCTGTCCAGCGGCGACCACGTGCTCGTGCAGGTGACCAAGGACCCCGTCGGTCACAAGGGCGCGCGTCTGACCACGCAGATCTCCCTGCCTGGCAGGTTCCTCGTGTACGTGCCGTCCGGTGGTGCCACCGGCATCTCGCGGAAGCTCCCCGAGAACGAGCGACGCAGACTCAAGGACATCCTCAAGCGGATCGTCCCCACCGACGCCGGTGTGATCATCCGGACGGCTTCCGAGGGCGTCACCGAGGCCGAGCTCGCCAGGGACGTCCGCAGGCTGGAGGCGCAGTGGCAGGTCATCAAGGAGAAGGCCGACGCGGCGAACGGTAAGAAGGGCAGCGCCCCCGTTCTGCTGTACGAGGAGCCGGACCTGCTGGTGAAGGTGGTCCGTGACCTGTTCACCGAGGACTTCAGCAAGCTGGAGATCCAGGGCAGCACGGCGTGGGAGACCATCCGCTCCTACGTCGAGCACGTCGCGCCGGACCTGCTCGACCGCGTCAAGCGGTACGTGGGTACCGGGGACGTGTTCGCTGACTACCGGATCGACGAACAGCTCATGAAGGCGCTCGACCGCAAGGTGTGGCTGCCGTCCGGCGGCTACCTGGTGATCGACCGCACCGAGGCGATGACGGTGATCGATGTCAACACGGGCAAGTTCACCGGCTCCGGTGGAAACCTCGAAGAGACGGTCACCAGGAACAACCTGGAGTCGGCTGAGGAGATCGTGCGGCAGCTCCGCCTGAGGGACATCGGCGGCATCATCGTGATCGACTTCATCGACATGGTGCTGGAGTCGAACCGTGAGCTGGTGCTGCGCAGGCTCACCGAGTGCCTTGGGCGCGACCGCACGCGCCATCAGGTCGCGGAGGTGACGTCGCTGGGACTGGTGCAGATGACGCGCAAGCGCGTCGGCACGGGCCTGCTGGAGGCGTTCTCCACCACCTGCGAGCACTGCAAGGGCCGTGGCGTGATCGTTTCGACGGAACCGCAGCGCGGCAACGGGCACGGTGGGGGCGGCGCGAACCACGGTCATCACGGAGCACACCAGGGTGGCCAGCACACGTCCCGCCGTTCGCGCAAGGCGGCGAAGGCCGCCGAGCAGGAGGCCGCGAAGAGCGCCGAGCAGGCTCCGCAGGTTCCCACCCCGGAACAGCGTGAGTCGGTGGTGTCCGCGGTGCAGGCCGTGGCCAATGCCTCCAAGGTCGTCGCCACGAAATCCGCCGAGGCTCCGCAGGAACAGAAGGCCACGGAGCCCCGGACTCCCCGGGAGCCGGACGAGAGTCGCGCGGAGTCCCGGGAAACCGGCGCAGGCAGGCCCGAGGCCACGCGCGAGCCCGTCGAACACCGTAACGGCGCCGTGCCTCCCGCGCCGGAGCGCGCGGAGCCCGCGAAGGAGAAGCCGGCGGAACACGCTCGGCCCGCAACACGAGACGAGGAACCGGTGATCCCCGCTCCCGCGCAGAGGGTGGCGCGGCGGCCGCGCCGCGCCGCGAGCCGTCCCGCAGGGCCACCGGTGCCCGCCAGGGACAACGGCTGA